In Syntrophorhabdaceae bacterium, one DNA window encodes the following:
- a CDS encoding branched-chain amino acid ABC transporter permease, giving the protein MVRHVREKRLSGKDAAWLGFIILLLILPLIPTFAANSFRMHIMILIMLFASMAQAWNIIGGYCGQVSFGHSVFFGIGAYGAGMAVVTYGGTPWLGILIGMIIAACVAVIISYPCFKLSGHYFAIATFAIVEIFNRVFLVWDWIGGALGLDYPIIAEGIRNIMWHSSKTHYYYCALVIFIIIFGIVRWLEGHRFGYYMRAVKEGQETAESLGVNSTAVKLTAMALSASMAALCGAFFVQYNLRVDPPMVMSLDTSMKFVLVTILGGSGTLAGPLLGAAVLIPLQEYTRAFWGGLGGGVDLIIFGLLIILMVIKQPAGMIGILHYLQKKLVMKKRTNRGIEEDGTP; this is encoded by the coding sequence ATGGTAAGACACGTAAGGGAAAAAAGATTAAGTGGAAAAGATGCTGCCTGGCTTGGTTTTATAATACTGCTTTTAATTTTGCCCCTTATACCTACTTTTGCAGCCAATTCATTCCGTATGCACATTATGATCCTCATTATGCTCTTTGCAAGCATGGCACAGGCCTGGAATATTATCGGTGGCTACTGTGGTCAGGTCTCCTTTGGCCACTCGGTTTTTTTCGGTATAGGGGCATACGGTGCAGGAATGGCTGTTGTTACATATGGTGGAACACCCTGGTTAGGTATACTTATAGGCATGATTATAGCTGCCTGTGTGGCAGTTATAATAAGTTATCCATGTTTTAAGTTAAGTGGCCATTATTTTGCCATTGCCACATTTGCCATAGTTGAGATATTTAACCGGGTTTTTCTTGTATGGGATTGGATAGGGGGTGCTTTAGGTCTTGACTATCCCATTATTGCAGAAGGTATAAGGAATATTATGTGGCATAGCTCCAAAACACACTACTATTACTGTGCCCTTGTGATCTTTATAATTATTTTCGGTATTGTCAGGTGGCTTGAAGGACATCGTTTTGGTTACTATATGCGCGCCGTAAAGGAAGGTCAGGAAACCGCAGAATCCCTGGGTGTGAATAGCACGGCAGTGAAGCTTACTGCCATGGCATTGTCTGCCTCTATGGCTGCACTTTGCGGTGCTTTTTTTGTGCAATATAATCTAAGGGTTGATCCCCCCATGGTTATGTCTCTTGATACATCCATGAAGTTTGTTCTGGTGACAATATTAGGTGGTTCAGGAACCCTTGCTGGACCACTCCTTGGTGCAGCAGTTCTAATTCCTCTTCAGGAATATACAAGGGCATTCTGGGGTGGTCTTGGAGGCGGTGTAGACCTTATTATCTTCGGTCTTCTTATCATTTTGATGGTTATAAAACAGCCGGCAGGGATGATAGGTATCCTTCATTATTTACAGAAGAAGCTTGTGATGAAAAAAAGGACTAATAGGGGAATAGAAGAAGATGGCACTCCTTGA
- a CDS encoding ABC transporter ATP-binding protein, producing the protein MALLEAHDVTMKFGELIACDGVSFNVEKGSIVGLIGPNGAGKTTLFNCISGHYKPSGGRIIFDGEDITGFKPYEIARKGAVRTFQVVRPLKDMTVFDNVLVGAFLYSKENHIAFERAAECIRLCKLEHFQKKLAGELSIGGKKRLEMARALATKPKLLMLDEVMAGLTSTEMKASIEVIKRLRDDGMTIIIVEHVMEGIMPIADKIVVLDGGVKIAEDVPESIVKNERVIEAYLGAKYSKSYKERKDDRTNG; encoded by the coding sequence ATGGCACTCCTTGAGGCCCATGATGTGACAATGAAGTTTGGAGAGCTTATTGCATGTGATGGGGTAAGCTTTAATGTGGAAAAGGGGTCTATTGTGGGGCTCATAGGCCCAAATGGAGCAGGCAAAACAACCCTTTTTAACTGTATCTCTGGTCACTATAAGCCATCAGGTGGTAGGATCATTTTTGACGGAGAGGATATTACTGGTTTTAAGCCTTATGAGATTGCCAGAAAAGGGGCTGTAAGGACATTTCAGGTCGTCCGGCCTCTGAAGGATATGACTGTCTTTGACAATGTCCTTGTAGGTGCATTTCTCTATTCTAAGGAAAATCATATCGCCTTTGAAAGGGCTGCGGAGTGTATAAGGCTCTGCAAACTCGAACATTTTCAAAAGAAACTGGCAGGCGAGCTATCTATAGGGGGTAAAAAACGTCTTGAAATGGCCCGGGCACTGGCAACGAAACCCAAACTACTTATGCTGGACGAGGTCATGGCAGGGCTTACCTCTACAGAGATGAAGGCATCCATCGAGGTGATCAAGCGGTTAAGAGATGATGGCATGACCATAATCATTGTAGAACATGTGATGGAAGGTATCATGCCCATAGCAGACAAGATAGTCGTCCTCGATGGAGGGGTGAAGATAGCCGAAGATGTCCCTGAATCTATAGTAAAAAATGAACGGGTTATAGAGGCTTATCTGGGGGCAAAATATAGTAAGTCTTACAAAGAAAGAAAGGATGACAGGACAAATGGCTGA
- a CDS encoding branched-chain amino acid ABC transporter permease, producing METFIQVLIDGLLSGMIYALVAAGLCLIWGVMDIINFAHGEYLMVAMYVSYWLGFIANIDPLISIVASGVFIFIIGVLTYKLIIRFTIGRPGLVALLATFGLAMFLKNFCMNRFSPNFRILSNTWLGDKTIQISGLIFPIPQLTAGLLALIVVGIIYLMVSTTKFGWAVQATAMDREAAELMGINTEKVYVLVFGIGGACVGIAGGIMPSYLAVHPEVGSMFGLIAFVCVAMGGFGSIPGAFLAGLLVGVVEALAGFYVAPVFKYIAVFGLYLAVVFLRPKGIFGW from the coding sequence ATGGAAACATTTATTCAAGTTCTCATTGATGGACTATTGAGCGGGATGATTTATGCCCTGGTGGCAGCAGGTTTATGCCTTATCTGGGGTGTTATGGATATTATAAATTTTGCCCACGGTGAGTATCTCATGGTGGCCATGTATGTAAGTTATTGGCTTGGTTTCATTGCCAACATAGACCCTCTCATATCCATTGTCGCATCAGGTGTTTTTATATTTATCATAGGCGTGCTTACATATAAATTGATTATCCGTTTTACCATAGGCAGACCAGGCCTTGTGGCCCTTCTCGCTACTTTTGGTCTTGCCATGTTTCTCAAGAATTTCTGCATGAACAGATTTTCTCCCAATTTTCGCATCCTCTCCAATACATGGTTAGGGGATAAGACAATTCAAATAAGTGGTCTAATCTTTCCAATACCTCAATTAACAGCTGGTTTGCTGGCACTCATTGTTGTTGGCATCATATATCTCATGGTAAGCACCACGAAGTTTGGCTGGGCTGTTCAGGCAACGGCCATGGATCGTGAAGCAGCAGAACTTATGGGGATAAATACAGAAAAAGTCTATGTTCTTGTTTTCGGTATTGGAGGTGCATGTGTAGGCATAGCTGGCGGCATTATGCCTTCATATCTGGCGGTCCATCCAGAGGTTGGTTCTATGTTTGGGCTCATTGCCTTTGTGTGTGTAGCCATGGGTGGATTTGGAAGTATCCCTGGGGCATTCCTTGCTGGCCTCCTTGTTGGGGTTGTCGAGGCGCTTGCTGGCTTTTATGTGGCACCTGTTTTTAAATATATAGCTGTGTTCGGTCTATATCTCGCTGTGGTATTTTTAAGACCCAAAGGTATTTTTGGATGGTAA
- a CDS encoding ABC transporter ATP-binding protein: MAEPILRVSHIHAGYDGVPVLHGITLEVMQGELVAIVGANGAGKTTTMRTICGLNRPLQGKVFFEGRDISRLKAHEILKLGISYVPEGRRLFPKLSVEQNLELGAYIEDSKSEINRRKDELFKIFPVLKSRAKQTAETLSGGEQQMLAIARGLMSKPKLLMLDEMSLGLMPSMVDKMMEIIKDINRKGTTILLVEQMVQEALEIAHRGYIIQNGRIVHSGTASELLGSEEVHRAYMGM; encoded by the coding sequence ATGGCTGAACCCATATTAAGGGTCTCTCATATACATGCCGGTTACGACGGTGTGCCTGTTTTACATGGTATCACACTGGAGGTTATGCAAGGTGAACTTGTGGCAATTGTGGGAGCCAATGGTGCAGGCAAGACTACAACCATGCGGACCATATGCGGTTTAAATCGTCCTCTTCAGGGAAAGGTCTTCTTTGAGGGCAGAGACATCTCACGGCTTAAGGCACATGAGATCCTTAAGCTCGGCATAAGTTATGTCCCTGAAGGTAGGCGACTGTTTCCAAAGCTTTCTGTTGAGCAAAATCTCGAATTGGGCGCATATATAGAGGATTCAAAGTCAGAGATCAATAGAAGAAAAGATGAACTCTTTAAGATATTTCCTGTTCTTAAATCCCGAGCTAAACAGACTGCCGAGACATTGAGTGGCGGAGAGCAGCAGATGCTCGCCATAGCAAGGGGTCTTATGTCAAAGCCTAAACTCCTCATGCTCGATGAGATGTCCCTGGGATTGATGCCCAGCATGGTGGATAAGATGATGGAGATCATAAAGGATATAAACAGAAAAGGGACAACCATACTCCTTGTAGAGCAGATGGTCCAGGAGGCACTTGAGATAGCCCACAGGGGATATATTATCCAGAACGGAAGGATTGTCCATTCAGGAACAGCCTCTGAACTTCTTGGTTCAGAGGAAGTTCACAGGGCATACATGGGTATGTAA